DNA sequence from the Cohnella herbarum genome:
CGGCTTTTGCCGTGTCCGGGGCGATTATGCAAGGCGTAACCCGCAACCCGTTGGCCGATCCCGGCCTGTTAGGACTGACTTCCGGCGCCAATATGGCGCTCGCGCTCGCGTTGGTGCTTATGCCCGGGCTCGATTACTTCGGCATTATGATCGCTTGCTTCTTCGGAGCCGCATTGGGCGCTGCCCTTGTTCTCGTGCTAGGCGCCGTGCGCAAAGGGAGCCTTTCCCCGATTCGAATCGTTCTGGCCGGAGCTGCCGTATCCGCATTCTTGTACGCGATATCCGAAGGCGTCAGCATTGTCTTCAAGATCTCGAAGGACGTCTCCATGTGGACGGCCGGAGGACTCATCGGTACGACTTGGGGCCACCTTCAAGCGATCGGTCCGGTGATCGTCATCGGAGTGCTGATCGCCGTCTTCCTGGCGAACCAGGTTACGATTCTAAGCCTAAGCGACGAAGTCGCGGCGGGATTGGGACAGCGGCTCGTACTGGTCAAAAGCATCATGTTCGTCTTAGTCATTCTCCTAACGGGCGCATCGGTTGCGCTGGTCGGCAATATGGCTTTTGTCGGACTCATGATTCCGCATATCGTCAGATCGATCGTAGGGACCGATTATCGCTACGTTATCCCATTCTCCGCTATTACGGGGGGAACGTTCATGCTGCTGGCAGATACGTTAGGGCGCACCATTAATTCGCCGTACGAGACGCCCGTCGCGGCGATCGTCGCGATTATCGGCTTGCCCTTCTTCTTATTCGTCATCCATAGAGGAGGCAAAGCTCTCTCATGATCTTGTCCAACATCGTCCGTAAACAAAGAGCAATCGTCCTCGCCTGCCTAGGACTTATCGTAGCGACGGCCGTCATCGGAATGGGTCTTGGCTATTCCTCCCTCTCCTACGACAGGCTGATCCCCGTCCTATTCGGACACGGGACGTTTAAAGAAGACTTCGTTTTGTTTTCCGTCCGTCTTCCACGGATCCTGATCACGGTGTTGTCCGGCATGGCTCTTGCCTTATCCGGCTCGATCCTGCAAAGCATCACGCGCAACGATCTTGCGGATCCGGGGATTATCGGCATCAACTCGGGCGCGGGCGTCGCTATCGCCGTCTTCTTCCTGTACTTCCCGATCGATGCGGGTTCGTTCGCTTACATGATTCCGTTAGTTGCTTTCGTAGGGGCTCTAGCTACGGCATTCTTGATCTACTTATTCTCATATAATCGAATCAACGGTTTGAATCCGATTCGGCTCGTGTTGACCGGAGTCGGCTTCTCGATGGCGCTGTCCGGCATTATGATCGTGGTTATCTCGTCCGCGGAGCGGGAAAAGGTCGATTTCATCGCCAAGTGGATCGCCGGTAATATCTGGGGCACCGATTGGCCGTTCGTGTGGGCTCTTCTGCCTTGGCTCATTCTTCTGATTCCTTT
Encoded proteins:
- a CDS encoding FecCD family ABC transporter permease, encoding MTNRRSIPFTYKLIGAVVAFIGMFIVSMIFGAADTTFKDFWLALTTNDNGEKVLILRELRLPREIAGMLVGAAFAVSGAIMQGVTRNPLADPGLLGLTSGANMALALALVLMPGLDYFGIMIACFFGAALGAALVLVLGAVRKGSLSPIRIVLAGAAVSAFLYAISEGVSIVFKISKDVSMWTAGGLIGTTWGHLQAIGPVIVIGVLIAVFLANQVTILSLSDEVAAGLGQRLVLVKSIMFVLVILLTGASVALVGNMAFVGLMIPHIVRSIVGTDYRYVIPFSAITGGTFMLLADTLGRTINSPYETPVAAIVAIIGLPFFLFVIHRGGKALS
- a CDS encoding FecCD family ABC transporter permease, producing MILSNIVRKQRAIVLACLGLIVATAVIGMGLGYSSLSYDRLIPVLFGHGTFKEDFVLFSVRLPRILITVLSGMALALSGSILQSITRNDLADPGIIGINSGAGVAIAVFFLYFPIDAGSFAYMIPLVAFVGALATAFLIYLFSYNRINGLNPIRLVLTGVGFSMALSGIMIVVISSAEREKVDFIAKWIAGNIWGTDWPFVWALLPWLILLIPFALYKSRSLNLLALGEASAVGVGVKVERERAILLLAAVAAAASAVSVTGGIAFIGLMAPHIAKALVGPRNQLFIPVAVLLGGWLLLVADTIGRNVADPTGIPAGIMVSLIGVPYFAYLLLRK